ATAATGGAGATTCTAAAAAAAACTAATAAAGAAAAAAAGTTGAGGAGAAATATTTGATGAGCTTGATCAAATTTGAAGATTTCAGTTTCAAATATCCCCACCAAAAAAATGCTCTTTCCAACATAAATCTCGATATAAATGATGGAGAATTTGTTTTATTCTGCGGACCATCCGGTTCTGGGAAAACTACTCTGCTGGCTAACATAAAAAACGAGATACGGCCTGTGGGGGATTGTGATGGTGTGATCTATTATGATGGGGAGAACATACGTAACATGGAAGATGAGAGATCTGCCTCTGAAATTGGTTTTTTATTTCAAAATCCTGAAGATCAATTTGTTTCAGACAATGTACTCCAGGAGATAGCTTTTTCCCTGGAAAATATGGGATTACCCACCAATGAAATTCGCAACCGGGTTGCAGAGATGACTGCTTTTTTTGGTCTGGATAAATATCTTTACAAGAATGTCAATGAACTCTCCGGTGGCCAGAAACAACTGGTAAATCTATGTTCCCTTCTGGTGTTAAAACCCAAATTACTTCTTTTAGACGAACCAACCTCACAACTTGACCCCATTGCAGCCTATGATTTTCTAACTATCCTTAGAAGATTGAACGAAGAATTTTCCATCACCATAATGGCCACTGAACATAAGATTGATAACATGTTCCCCTTCATTGATAAAGCAGTGTTTCTAGAGGATGGATGCATAAAATACTCTGATGGACCCCGAAGTATATGTCAGGAAGCATGGAACAACGAAATATTCAGTAATTATTTGCCGGCTGTAACCCGTATCAACTTCCTCCTGGGATCAAAGTATGATTATGTAAATGAACTAAAAATACCCCTTAACATACGTCAGGGACGTGGAAATCTAAATCTTCTGGACGGTGAACTGAAAAAATCCCACAACTCCCTATCCACAACCAACTACAAAAGGACCCCAGATACAGAATATTCTAAAGGAACTGTCAAAGAAAATGAAAATACCCTGATTAAATGTGATGATATCTGGTTTGGTTACATACAGGATCATTTAGTTTTAAAGGGAATTAATTTTGATATTAAAAAGGGAGAATTTCTCAGTATTATAGGAGGAAACGGAACTGGTAAAAGCACCCTGTTACAGATATTAGCCGGACTTATGAAGCCCAAAAAAGGGAAAATTACCTATAAAAAGGGTCTCAGACTGGGTTATGTTCACCAGAACCCTATGATTCATTTCCGCCAGGAAACTGTAGAAGAAGAGTTTTCAGAATACTCATCAGGACTAACTCCAGAACAGTTAGCCCAGGAAAATGGAGGGTTGGGTAAATTGTTCAGATCCATTCTAGGATCCAAAGACCATTCTGATAGTGCTATTTCACCTGCTGAATCTTCTAAATTAAAGAGTAAAAGATTTGCATCTGAAGAGGAAAAACAGAATATTATCCATTTATTTGGTCTTGAAGATTTAATGGATAAACATCCCTATGATTGTAGTGGTGGTGAAAAACAGAAAATCGCCATTGTAAAGGCTTTGTTAACCAAACCAGATGTTTTAATTTTGGATGAACCCACTAAAGGTATTGATCCAGTATCTAAACTTCACTTTGCTGATTTGATGAAAAAACTACAAAGTGATGGTTTAACCATTGTAATGACCACTCACGACATTGATTTTGCTGCAGAATATTCCCATAGATGTATATTACTCTTTGACGGCGGA
This genomic interval from Methanobacterium petrolearium contains the following:
- a CDS encoding ABC transporter ATP-binding protein; the protein is MSLIKFEDFSFKYPHQKNALSNINLDINDGEFVLFCGPSGSGKTTLLANIKNEIRPVGDCDGVIYYDGENIRNMEDERSASEIGFLFQNPEDQFVSDNVLQEIAFSLENMGLPTNEIRNRVAEMTAFFGLDKYLYKNVNELSGGQKQLVNLCSLLVLKPKLLLLDEPTSQLDPIAAYDFLTILRRLNEEFSITIMATEHKIDNMFPFIDKAVFLEDGCIKYSDGPRSICQEAWNNEIFSNYLPAVTRINFLLGSKYDYVNELKIPLNIRQGRGNLNLLDGELKKSHNSLSTTNYKRTPDTEYSKGTVKENENTLIKCDDIWFGYIQDHLVLKGINFDIKKGEFLSIIGGNGTGKSTLLQILAGLMKPKKGKITYKKGLRLGYVHQNPMIHFRQETVEEEFSEYSSGLTPEQLAQENGGLGKLFRSILGSKDHSDSAISPAESSKLKSKRFASEEEKQNIIHLFGLEDLMDKHPYDCSGGEKQKIAIVKALLTKPDVLILDEPTKGIDPVSKLHFADLMKKLQSDGLTIVMTTHDIDFAAEYSHRCILLFDGGIQVDDEPKPVFSNNNFYTTFVNRMVKDYLPNCVTLSDVKREWNI